The Nostoc sp. 'Peltigera membranacea cyanobiont' N6 genome contains the following window.
ATCCCCCCAACCCCCCTTAAAAAGGGGGGCAAAAAGCTCTCAAAGTCCCCCTTCTTAAGGGGGATTTAGGGGGATCAATACACATTTTGTACCCAGCAAAAATATGTGTGTACACCGTAGCCTTAAAAAGGGGGGAACTAGAATCAAAGTCCCCCAATTTATCGGGGGATTTAGGGGATCTAAAACGTTCTGCTACTGACAAAAGGACTTTTCAAACATCCTCTTAGCCCTTCCACAAGGAAATGGGAGGGCAACAGTCAAACTGGTACTTAGTTCAATCTTCAAAACTAGTATCTACTAACAAAGCGTTTCATAAATTTGTAGGAGTTTTATATGTTGAATGCAACTTTTATCAAAGGAAGAATTCACAAGGCTATGGTTTTTAGCTTCTTGGGCTTGAGCAGTTTCACTATTGCCTCCCCTTCTTTTGCTGCCAGTCTTAATTTAAGCAATTGGGACAAATTGGGTGATGTTGTTGCAGTTCCAAGTCAAGCGATGCTAACAAATGCCTTCGCTGATGGCAATGATGATGCTGACAACTATAATGTCTCAGGTAATAACCCAGATTATATTAGCTCCTTAGAAACTTTTTTAAGTCTCAATCCCGGATCGCTTGGTCTTGATGCCACCGAAGGTTCTGCGATTAAAACAGCTTTAAATGTCCTGGCTGGAGATGCGATCGGTTTCGACTATTCCTTTTTAAGCTATGATACTTTCTCCAGCGATCGCGCCTTTGTAACTATTAGCAACTCAGTTATCCCTCTAACTGGAAGTGAACCTTTTAGCTATACATTTGCAACATCTGGCATCTACAACATTGGCATTGGCGTTACCGATGTAAATGATACTTTTGGCTCATCAATATTGTCGTTAACAAATGCTTCAGTGACAAATTCCAATCCTCAACCAGTCCCAGAACCTTTAACTACCCTTGCTTCTATTTTGGCTGGCAGCTTTGGAGTTATGTTAAAGAGAAAAGATATAAAAAAAGCTTAATCAAATTAGTTGCAAAAAAATAGGGAGCATCCCAATTTTGCTTAAATCTTTTCCCTCACCCCCAGCCCCTCTCCCATCTTTGGGAGAGGGGAGAGATAATTCTAGTTCCCCTTCTCCCAAAGATGGGAGAAGGGGTTAGGGGATGAGGGCTATCAAGATTTTTGCACTTTGGGATGTTCCCAAAAAATATAGGTTGGGTTGACGCAAGGAAACCAAATACTCTGATTCATGTTGGGTTTTGCGTTGCTCAACCCAACCTACGCCTAATCCATATTATCCAAACTTGATATTACCCATGCGGGAACTGTTATAAGTAATGCTTAAGCCATAGTTAATACAACTTAAACAGTACTTATTAATGGTGAAGCTGTAGTTACAGACGCTAATTATATGATAAGTAAAGTTGAAGCTGTAGTTAATACAAATTAAGCATTTATTATAAATACTTATTGTATGATAAGTAATGCTTAAACTGTAGTTAAGACAGCTTATTCTGTGGTTATGAATGCTGAAGCTATAGTTAACACAGCTTCTTCTGTGGTTATAAATGCTGAAGCTATAGTTAACACAGCTTCTTCTGTAGTTATAAATGCTGAAGCTATAGTTAACACAGCTTCTTCTGTAGTTATAAATGCTCAAGCTGTAATTAAGATTTGATAAATGCTTCAGATAAATTAAGAGAATTTACCAGTAGTTATCTCATAAAAAGGATAATTATTTTTGTGGATTTTGCTGAAGCAGAATGTATTTTCAGTAGGGCATAGTAACTATATAAATGTTACAAATGACTAAATTTATGTCTTTGAGAAAACGTACATCCCGCGTTCTAGAAAATGCTGAGTTAAGATTTGCTGGACTCAAAGCAATTGATGTGAATCTGGATCTTGGAGATACTTGTAACTTAAAAAGCCTGACAGAACTAATTGAGCAATTACGCACCAAGTTAGAAGCTCATAATACCTCTCTTAGCACGATTGACTCTTCCAAAGTAGAAATTGAAGAGTTAGAACAAACCTTGGGTACTTTCTCTGAGAAAATGCTTATGGGAATTGGCTTTAAATACGGCAAAGATAGCCGCGAATATGAGATGGCTGGTGGAGTTCGCAAAAGTGAACGTATTCGTAAAAGCAGGGCGACTCGCTTAAAAACTGTTGCACAAAAAGCATCTAGCCGGGGCACTCAACCTTCGTAAATGCGTAGGATAAGCTGTTACGCATTTAATATCATTTCCGCTTGATTACTTATTAAACCCGAAGAACCCCAAAGAGCTAAAGCTCACTGTAAAACCTCCGTTTTCCTGGGCTTGGCGTTGGTGCAGCCTCTCCAAGAGTTGGGTCGAACTGCTCAGTACAAGTGCCCAATTATTAAAACTCGCGTTGTGAAAAGATAAAAATAGCGATCGCTAACAACATGCCACTATAAAGTAAACCATAGCCAGCATTTGTAATCAGTGCAGTTGTGTCAGGTAATGCTTGCAGACCATAAACGGCATCATTTTTTAAATCTAATCGAGATAAATCTGGCAAGATGAGAAATAAACCTTGAGTTAAACCTTCCATACCAGGGTTACGACTCAGACGACCGAGTTGTACTAAATCTTGAGTAATATTTCCAATTAAATATACTGCAAAGGTTAAAATTGTCGCTAGCAAGGAAGCAGTAAAAACACCGAAGGTAATAGCTACAGCAGTGATTAATGACAACTGCAATAATAAGAAAATTGCAGCAATTAAAATACTCGCTGTTGGATGAGGAATGTTACCAAATTGCAGAAATATCAGATAAATTGCTGTCATCGTGGCGACAAGTACAGCTAATACTGCGGATAAACCTAAGTATTTGCCGATGATAATTTCGCTACGGCTGACAGGTTTAGCAATTAACACCAAAATAGTGCGTTTTTCAATTTCTTTATTAACCAGTCCCGTACCAACAAATATCGTCACAATTAGCCCGATGGCATTCATCGCCGCCATCCCGAAGTCTAAAAACATTTTGTCTTCAGTGGTAGCTGCAAATTCAGGAAGGACGCGGAAGGCAATGGCGAGGATTAGCGCATAAAAACCAATAATATATAGGATGCGATCGCGTACCACTTCCTGAAACACGTTCTTTGCTAGTACAAAAATTCTGTTAATAGTCATTTGTCATTTGTCATTTGTCATTTGTCATTAACAAGAAGAGAAGAACTTTCTGTTTG
Protein-coding sequences here:
- a CDS encoding PEP-CTERM sorting domain-containing protein, with amino-acid sequence MLNATFIKGRIHKAMVFSFLGLSSFTIASPSFAASLNLSNWDKLGDVVAVPSQAMLTNAFADGNDDADNYNVSGNNPDYISSLETFLSLNPGSLGLDATEGSAIKTALNVLAGDAIGFDYSFLSYDTFSSDRAFVTISNSVIPLTGSEPFSYTFATSGIYNIGIGVTDVNDTFGSSILSLTNASVTNSNPQPVPEPLTTLASILAGSFGVMLKRKDIKKA
- a CDS encoding ABC transporter permease, with product MTINRIFVLAKNVFQEVVRDRILYIIGFYALILAIAFRVLPEFAATTEDKMFLDFGMAAMNAIGLIVTIFVGTGLVNKEIEKRTILVLIAKPVSRSEIIIGKYLGLSAVLAVLVATMTAIYLIFLQFGNIPHPTASILIAAIFLLLQLSLITAVAITFGVFTASLLATILTFAVYLIGNITQDLVQLGRLSRNPGMEGLTQGLFLILPDLSRLDLKNDAVYGLQALPDTTALITNAGYGLLYSGMLLAIAIFIFSQREF